The nucleotide sequence ATACTTTCTTTTCTCAAAAATATGAGTTGTGCTAAGATTTAAGTTTTGGCTTGGAACTTTCATTGAGTACATTTTAAGGCTTATATTTCCagtaaatcataattttattgtGTGTATGTGAATAAAAGTATGTGTGCTAATTACTCTTATTTATGTCAGTTCATTGTGGtaagttgtattattttttttgtctgtAAAAATAGTCTcataaagttaaaagtatttatgAGATGTCTAGTCTGTTTCTTTTTTGATGTATATCTAGTGATTTCGATatgttattgttagttttaactaTTAGCAGACATTGAAATTGTTTCCATTTTGACCAACAAGCATATATTCTAACAAGATACATAATTTTTATCTGTTGTCTGTAAATCAGAAGCCACTGCAGTTAATTGTGTTTAGTAATCCATATGCTTTGCTTTGTTTAGCTGAGAGACAGATTTGTCAGTCCGACATGTAACGGTGATCAACACGAGTGGAGAATGCTCTTTTGTGTTTGGTGAATAAGAAAGGATTTTTGATCTTATGGACACTGTGTcataatctttaatattttttatagatttgctttaaaatctgaatattgtttttaagtagGCTTTAAAAATTGATTAGAGAAGCTGTAAGTCTATGATTATAAGTGTTTAGGTATGATTGCATGACCAAGAAAGTAACTTATGGGAGTAAGTGGGAAGGTCTGTCAGTTTGGctgttattttcatgtttaataaagAGAGAAACAGCTAGTTGACTTGGAAATTTTCCCTGCTCGTGATTCAGTTGATGTTGCGGAAGTTTTGTTGAGGCGTTATGTGTTATGATACTGTTTGTTGGGAATAATATATCCATACTTCTCAGTTCTTATTGCTACAGAGCTGTGAATCCAGTAACCAAACtgttcagagtttgttttttttacatattcttaCTGGATTATCTCTCTCTCTTGTACAGGCCTGGTATGGCCTGGTTGTTAGGTTATGACACTTGAATTCTGGAGATTTCATGATCAAAATCTgtcgctaaacatgctcatcctttcagccatgggaggtTTTGTGAGTTGATagttaattccactattattGTGTAAATAACAGCCTTTCACTTCAGAATTAGTGATaattagtgcagatagtccttgagtagttttgcatgaaacaataaaaacaaaactgttgaagATATTAACAATCAGTTTTGATCAATTCTTagcaaatatgaattttttttttaaatcatcactatctgaaaaatacatGTACTTAATTTTATCTAGAAATATTTATACATCTTTTGgtgtattttctaaaaataagtttataaatgttttatatcgtAATCTAAAGGAAAGGAAAAAAATGAATGTAAATATATTCTAGAATATAAGAGAGATAACGAGAAAGGTTAATTTTACATGTCTTCTACTAATGATTTGAATGTAGAACAGTATATAAAACTTTGTCTTCATGTTTCACACTAGTGGTTTTTGACTATTATATGTAGGTATCTTTATGAAGTTGTGTGTGCGTGCATgctgtgtttatatgttttttttaattcttcagtGCTTCATAATACATTAGTGggattttaataaactataaacaatTCACATACTATGTTTTACACCTGTAAGATGCACTGTTTTCTTAAAGTACCTTGAAAAATTCTCATGtatcttccaagacaaaagtgatgggttatGGAAAGAGGTTAGCGTACGGTCTTCTGAAAACAGTCTCTCATGATAGATCGTAATCCCATTAATTACcagttacaagtattttcaatatcataaaacatttaatttaactaatattgtcaatatactgtgaagaatatgatgtatttgactgtatttactcagttgAGAAAAAGTTATAGTTACATCAAagtgttggttgctgagtcaaaatatttttgtcttaccAAAATTAgacagcctggcatggccaggtggttaaagcactcaacttgtaatccaagAATCGTAGGtttgaatccacatcacaccaaacatgctcgccctttcagccgtgggggcattataatgtgatggtcaatcccactattcattggtaaaagagtagcctaagagttagcagcaggtggtgatgactagttgccttccctctggtattacactgctaaattagggacggctagatagccctcgtagtagctttataaaattcaaaacaaatcattcCAAAATTAAGGTGCATTTTCCACAGTGTAACATCTAACAAGCTGTAAAACATGGTTTTATGTCAGGTTTTAACCTTTTCACTCCTTAGTTCAGTATTAATCCACCCATGatctttcattaataaaaattaataacttataagTCTCCAAATCTGAACACACAGCAGACATACGTTTCAACCACACATCTCACTAATCATAAGAAATGCGTAagtataagtttgatttttttgacaagtttacaaattataatgaaataacaatcaGTATGTTACATAATATACTCTGACATTTTACAGTATGCTTGTAACCTTTAGTCTAaaagttacattttgtaaatGATTGACCTATAGCGGACACTGGATGTTACTCAAGATATGTTTATATCTCTCTCTCATTcttaaaatatctaatatattgtttattacataAATTGTGGAATTATCCACTAAAAAGACATGCATTcaatttttaaacaagttttttatcTTTACAAATCATTGcctttatttatgtatttcattgtAATGAACGATGGTAAAAAATTACTACACAACAGGAAGAATGTTGCAAGCAGTCCTTATGAGAAATGCATCAAGCAGTATCTCACTTTCTTAAGAGAAATGGTTTAGTAAAATATCTtgtgaaacattataacaaatataaagacACAGTATTATTAGATCTTATGCATAATATgtatgtttatcatgtaaaactgTTTCAAATGCTAAAGGCTAGAGTGCACAGTTAGACATCTAGTTTGTGCTATTCGTGAACTTCATAACTGAGAATGGTGGCCTTCTCTGTTAGATGTCAATTTACCATAGCGAGAATTTTTCTATGAAAGTAACAAcgtgaacaaaataaacacaccAGTAAGTcatttcattacatatttatagCACAGAAACAGTACAAGGCTGTTTACATTATTTCTGTTAACAATTCTCATAATGTaccaacaaaaacatttaaaactttctatTGTATATAAGGAATAAAGGAAGTTCTACAGATGAAAGTGTGAGAAAGAAAATGATCCAATGTTTCAGATTATGTATAATTTTGACAACTTTTAggaacaagaaatttaaaataaaaaaattttgtgGACAGAATTTTTGCAGTTCTTGGTATCACTGAATTGAAAAGTTACTATTTTTAAACCATCTCAGTTAAAAGTAAAGTTGACATTTCTTCTAAATCTATGTTTCTGGTCTTATGTCATCTTTAGTGTCTGTGCTCAAACAGGACATTCATTTTACTCGTGTATCGTGAATAACAAGGCTGATTATGAAAATTTAAAGCTGATGAttagattttttaaagttattttattataaacaaataataaaacttaatcaAAAGAAAGTTTATAATGTCAATAgtttattagtaattttaatttgGAGAAAATATGTGGGTATGCATAACAAGTTTAACACAATTTTTCTCCATGTGTGACCCAGAATACTGTGGCTGAAAAAATGTTGATATATGTAAATTATGTCATTtagaaaattttgtgtatttgtagagaaggttttgaaaaagtaagtttcattaagaaaaaatgtaatgaaaggaAGTGTCTTAAGATATTTTAGTCTTAAAGTCTTGTAGAGGTTTTTTTTGTGTAATgcctatttatttttaataaatgttggcAGTGTTGGTCTCTTTATGTTGAAAGGACACAGTTCTGCTAAATTGAAGATCAAAACCTTTCTTGTGTTAGTGTTTGACCAAACGCATTAATATATACTATCATCTGGTTTCTAGAGAGTGTTAAAGACCCTCGGATGTGTTGGACAGGCAGAAATGCCTGGATGCCCTGGCACTTTGAGACATGCTAAGTGGTTCCAGGTTTGCAACCTTCTACTTTTCAGCCTCTTGTTGGTGTTATcataatatttgtttagtagtttcACTGGGTGACGTATAGAAAGGACAATGTTGTTTTTGTATAAGAACAAGTCCACCTAACATTTTTTAGTGGAAAAGTTAGATTGACCAGtttaatgtttacagtatcttTTATTGCAGTaataaaattggaaaaataatatttgttttcggTACCTTAAAGCCTTGCTTATGATTTTAATAATGTCAAGGTTTTTATAGGTATTGTATTCACTTGCATATGATATAAACCAagcaaataaaatgttataagtgTGCCTAAAAAATGTTACATGGATTTGCCAATATTTTGAATAGTAAactgtttttagatatttttatataaaaatataaagcgtAATTAGTTTTGAAGGTTTTGTTATCTTAAGCTTTATTTTGAACACTTGAAACATTTGAACAGATACACATCGGCAGCTTGAAATAATATGCTAGCGTGTAACACATGAGGCTGGAAAGTTGAGAAGTGAGATTCACTAATTGTACTGTTTAAAATTCTCTTGTATATATTGTAAAGACTTCTAGCCAAAAATGAGCATTCTTTTACTCACTTCTAGATATAATAGTTAGGGTTAAGTTTTTACTCATTTTTAATGAATTACAGAGTGCCCTCATATTTGTACAGTTATGAAAAATTATTCCCTGAGAGGTTACATTGCATGGTTATCATTTTCCTATTTTGAAAGAACAGAGCTTTAGTAAacattctgtattatttgttttgccCAGCAAGGCAAGTTAAAAGCTGACACATTTTTCTTAtcattaacatttttgtaatcattataataatgtaacatattttaaactctCTAACTATTTATTATGTTCCCAAATTATTGTGATTctaaattaattttctgtttgtagGAAAAGAAACTTGCTTTGTATTTCTGTCTTCTTACCTTTTGTTAAAGTTTCTTGCAAAATGATTAGCTGTAGAACGTGTTTATTTTAACAGTTCTTCAATTGATTGGTGAAGTAGGCATCTTCTAACCCAAGCCTAGAAGCTCTGTTCCTTGGGCCTAATTTTATTAGTGGCTGGACAGGTTTGCGTTCTGATTTTACTCTCTCCTTGGCTAGCTTGTTGTACTATTCTTTAATTAGTATTCccttttattttatcagtttattagtttattatcaTGATTTGTGTAAGATCAGCATATGGTTGAAATCACCTTGATATGAAAAAAACTAAATGGTACaaatttaaactgtattattactATCCAGCCACTAAaaactggctttttttttttttttaatacattaatgtaccgaaaatgataaagaaatatgCAGCTTTAGAGAAATTTAGATTCAacagtttcaaacatttaatatttacattacagGACTTTAAAAACATaccactttttgttttgtttctaaatcatTAAAGTTTAGTTTGTGCTCGATTCCTTAGCACTCGACTGAAGCATGACTCTTCCCAACAGTTGTTTTTTGCAACTCACGAtggttgttaatataaaaaaaaaacaaatgtaattgtATTTTTGATGCACTGCctataatataagtaatattatgagaaaaatatatgaaacatgtaATCTTCTTTCTAGAATAGCACTTTAAGAAGTTGGTACtctctttattttaaaaactgtttccacattgttttctttatgtgaATTGAACTGTTGTGAGCAATTTGACAGTTGCTGATACAGCTTGATCTTGTTATAGTGGCACCTGTAACCCTAACCAGCTAGTTTACAATTTATGGTCTAAAAACTTTAACCCCTTTTTGTTAACAGATATAGCTTGTTTTTGCAAGTAGCTTTACTTCTCGAGGCCTGATAGTCCTGGAGACTTAGTTGTGGCCAAATGAAATCTTCATCTATTGAATAACTTCAACCACTGATGAAATGAAAACATTGATTACATGATATTCTTATGTAGcacagatattttattaaataataatatattgaacttgattgattttgaaatattgacTGCTCTGCACTTTGAAACACACTACTTATCTGAACAGAACACAAAAAAGAAAGGCATAGTTTACTTGTACACTTTGTGTCAAATCTTTGCAGTTCATGTGTGTAACATCAGGTCACACTAGAATATGGtaatttttgatttatatttatatattgttacacctTAAACTCAGTTTCTCCTGTCCATATATATAACAATGCATCACTGTTATGTTTGCCTTTTAGTTCTGTACTGTATTAGGGATGTATAAGATATTCATTCttgagagattttttttttttatttcattagccTTCACTTTGATGcccaaacatttataatttagtgACCAGAAATAATCTTTTGAAAGCTTTCATAATGATAATGCTTTTCCATAAGAAGGTTTCTCTAATGAGAATTTGTTAGAAATTAGTTTATATCTACTTTTAGAAACATTTGCACAACATTTTCTGAAATTAGTATTTCATCATAAATCATTATATAACTACACCATAATCAAATTATATTGTACAAGTAAATTAATCATAAATGTATGAGAGGAATCTAGTTTTTTGTTGAGAGGTGAAACgttttttagttgtttgtttatttttttttcagtaatataatTAACCTGTTCACTGCAACTAGTACATATGTGGCCTCTTAAGTTTCTTTTTTGATTATGTCAACTCATCAGAGTTAATGCTATCTAGTAAACCCATAAAATAATCAAGTTTTTTTCAGCTTCAATGAAACTGATTGCTGAAGCAATAAGATATCTTACACACCTCTATGACATTTGGAGAGAAACTTGTgaataaaaaaagtgaaataatcgACTTGCCATGTGAAAACATGTAGTGAAATCTGCGTAGACAACATTAccacaaaactttgtaatctAACACCTTGTGCAAGAATTTTAAAAGCAAGAATCCATCTGTAAAAGTtgcagtgaaagggttaaacatCTAACATTTCATAGGTTGATGGTAGATGTTCTTACAAAATTTAGCTTTCAGAAGAAACCAATTTAAAAAAACCACAAGCTGTTAGATATTCTAGATATAATTGTTTAAGTTTATATTACAGacaaaatgtaattaatgtaatgaacgtgtaacttataaataaatgatCTTATATAAGAGATGTTAACATATGAAATAAATACTTCActttaaatgaaattttgttgtacaagtgaattaattattataattggaGATTATTCCTGGTTTTTGTTGCTGGgattcacaaaataataatatactaataggAGTAATAATGATGTTGGGTGTAGTAATTTCTTGTTACTACATGCAGTTGTACTTGTTCCAGTGAGATATTGCAAacattagtaaaaaaacaaaaggtttgtATCATTGGTGAGTCAGGCAACATtttggtgttgagttatttaagtGGGGTCTTTGCGTATCTAAATCctgtgtaacataaaatattatatttattgatttttatttacaacaatttaGTGATACCAgcctaaaaaaatattaaaagatcaAAGCTAACAGATTATTCCTTAAGTTTTAAAAACCTTATACCAAAACATTTTTTGCTGTATAAATTTTGCTTAAAATTGTGCCCTTTTTTGTTAACTTATGTGGAACTTTTAGGAAGTTATTATTCTTGTGAGATATTGTATTTTGATGCATATTACAGGCTAGAGCAAGTGGTCTGAGgtcttgtttaattgttattcGAATAATGCGAGATTTATGTCAGAGAATTCCTACCTGGAGCAAATTAGATAACTGGGTAAGCCTAACATAAAAAATTTGACtgttttgaaatgaaaatcataaaattccatgatagattaaaaatattgttttctcatTGCCTGAAATGTTGCTTgctgaaaataatatttcagaaattattgtttttgtcatttttaaaaaaaatatatactgtgatttgtattatttgtttatatatgataaaacatttatgaattatttcttgATGATTAAATAGAATGAAATAGTGTTTCATATATAGTCATTTTAAGTGGTAAATATAagtttttacttgtatttaataCAGGCATTAGAACTCCTTGTTGAAAAGGTTCTTAGTAGCCATCCACACCCGCTGAGTGTGGGTGATGCTTTACGCAGAGTCTTTGAAGCTGTAGCATCTGGAATTCTattatcaagtttgtttgtttcaaaatttcttttctcGTGAAGTTATACAGAGCATAAGTTAACCTATTTTTATTCTAGTGTAGTTTAAAGAAAATGATTTTACTTTGATGGATCTAATAACTGTCTGTTAAGTTGGTTAAATTAGACAGatattgaacaaatatttattaacttttgttgGAACAAGAACAGAAGAATGTTAGAAATGACGTTCGGATATTGATAATTGTTTAGAAAACTGTGTTAAACTATTAAAGAAGAATCTATCAGGAGTACTTTGTTTTGATAAACAAAGTGTTTGGTGTGGGTGCAGTACTGACTGATAGTGTAGTGTATGTGTACTGTATTATAAATACTAATTATACTTTTCatgattttcatttcttgtttctgAACTATTTTGTGTAattgaaaacattacataaaattattttcaaaagggAATACCAAATTTCCATTTTTCTGGATTTAGCCTGCCATTGTAGCCTCAAGATAATTTTAGACATAGAATAGAAAtagtaaagttttagttttttagaTCTGTTTACATAAACGTTTAAGTGTTGCCTGAGTGAAGAATGGTGAACAGTCTTTATTCTTCTTTCATGGCAAAAAATAGgaagatattat is from Tachypleus tridentatus isolate NWPU-2018 chromosome 2, ASM421037v1, whole genome shotgun sequence and encodes:
- the LOC143238448 gene encoding interleukin enhancer-binding factor 3-like isoform X1 — translated: MPGCPGTLRHAKWFQARASGLRSCLIVIRIMRDLCQRIPTWSKLDNWALELLVEKVLSSHPHPLSVGDALRRVFEAVASGILLSIGPGLLDPCEKDTTDAIMKLTNQEREDITASAQHALRLITFRQIHKVLGMDPLPPPKFNRGSSVIASSRQQTRK